The Thermacetogenium phaeum DSM 12270 genome segment GCCCATCTCCTCACTGACAAACGCCGTCGAATGGTTCCTCCGTCCCATCCCCTTCATCCCCGCATCCAGGGTGGCGACGATGATCAACCTCACTTTTCTCCTCATCCCGCTCCTTTTCGACGCGGCCGCCGAGATCGCAGCAGCCCAGCAGGCCCGCTGCATTGCCAGAAACAAAAGTCCCCTCCGGCGGATCCTGTTCACCGCTTATCCGCTCTTAGTTCAAACCATCAGGCGCGCCGAAGAACTGGCGCTGGCCATGGAAGCCCGCTGCTACTCGGAAGAGCGCACCCGAGCCGTCTTCGCAGCAGCTCCCGGCGACCGGCTGCTGCTGGCCGCTACCCTGCTGGTCTTCTCCCTGGTGTTCTTTATCCGCTGATGGAGGAATCATCCCGTTCGGGAGAAAACAACCGGGTGCTCACATTCATGCTAACCGCTTTCATTATGTCAACCGCAAGGAACGGCCGGGTTTAATAGCTGATACCCGGGGGAACCACAAAAGGCCGCAGGCCGGTGACAAGGCACGGCGGTCACAATAAAAAGGCGGGCCTCAAGTGAGCCCGCTCACAATCGGGATGATGCGCCCGGGAAGCAGCCCCGGCTCATATCCTCTCTACTCCGCGGGCCTGCCCCCCGTTCCCCAGTTCTCCCGGGGGATTTCGTACAATGCGATGACGAGATCCCTTGCGGCAATCCCCGGGCTTTGCGCCAGGTTGCGGGCAATAGTCCGGTAGAGCTCACTCTTGATCTCCCGACTCCTTCCTTCAAAGAGGGTGATCTCGATGACAACACCGCTCTCCGGTTCCCTGGAGGAGAAATCCCCCTCCACCTCGTAGAGCACCTGCTCGATGGCTCCGTCCGGGACGCCCACGGCCTCCTTGAGAGCCTCACGGATCCCTTGCAGAACGGCTTTCCTGTACTCCTGTGTTTTTCCCGAAACCACTCCTACCTTTACCAGCGGCATTTCTCTCCCTCTCTTCAATTTGTTTTCGTTCCAATACCTGCTTTGCCTGACAAGCTTTGCAGCGGTATTCCAGGGGGCACTCCCCACAGCGGGGCTGGCTCTTGCAACAGGTATAGTGGCCTAAGGCATCGATCAGAGCGTGGTATTCATTATAAAGGCGCACATCGGGCGGCAGGTGGGTCATAAAGAAGCGCTGCATTTCCTCGTAACCGGCCTTCTCCGAAAAAAACCCCAGCCTCGAAAAAATCCGCCCCGTATAGGCATCGATCACGAAGATCGGCTTTTCGGCTGCATAAAGGATGATGGCATCCGCTGTCTCGGGGCCGATCCCGTAGACGGCGAGGA includes the following:
- a CDS encoding endonuclease III domain-containing protein is translated as MDGDVRVQLMEIYERLYDHFGPRHWWPADTPFEVIVGAILTQNVSWRSAAAAIANIKEAGLLSPEGLLSCSQEELAALVRPARYHNQKAKKLQSFCRVVVEEFGGELEDFLALEMKELRKRLLAVYGIGPETADAIILYAAEKPIFVIDAYTGRIFSRLGFFSEKAGYEEMQRFFMTHLPPDVRLYNEYHALIDALGHYTCCKSQPRCGECPLEYRCKACQAKQVLERKQIEERERNAAGKGRSGFGKNTGVQESRSARDP
- a CDS encoding tautomerase family protein, whose protein sequence is MPLVKVGVVSGKTQEYRKAVLQGIREALKEAVGVPDGAIEQVLYEVEGDFSSREPESGVVIEITLFEGRSREIKSELYRTIARNLAQSPGIAARDLVIALYEIPRENWGTGGRPAE